The proteins below come from a single Pedobacter sp. MC2016-14 genomic window:
- a CDS encoding MarC family protein, whose amino-acid sequence MEALNFNYRQILSTSMVLFAIIDILGSIPVVIQLRRSAGHIESEKATIVATVLMIIFLFAGETLLKVIGLDVESFAIAGSLVIFCIAMEMVLGLTIFKEGDAPETVSIVPLAFPLIAGAGTMTTLLSLKTEYATQNIIAGIMINMVFVYIVLKNTDKLEKLLGKSGLGVLRKAFGIILLAIAIKLFRNNTGL is encoded by the coding sequence ATGGAAGCTTTAAATTTTAATTACCGCCAGATTCTTTCTACTTCCATGGTATTATTTGCCATAATTGACATATTAGGCTCTATACCAGTAGTAATACAACTCCGCAGATCTGCCGGCCATATAGAATCTGAAAAGGCGACCATCGTAGCAACAGTACTGATGATTATCTTTCTTTTTGCAGGAGAAACCCTGTTAAAAGTTATTGGACTGGATGTAGAATCCTTTGCCATCGCTGGCTCCCTGGTCATCTTCTGCATCGCTATGGAAATGGTATTAGGACTTACGATATTTAAAGAAGGCGATGCACCCGAAACAGTATCTATCGTTCCCCTGGCATTTCCACTCATTGCAGGCGCTGGAACAATGACTACCCTCCTGTCGCTCAAAACAGAATATGCCACTCAGAATATCATTGCGGGGATCATGATCAACATGGTCTTTGTTTATATTGTACTAAAAAACACCGATAAGCTAGAGAAGCTACTGGGCAAATCAGGCCTGGGTGTACTGAGAAAAGCTTTTGGTATCATTTTACTGGCTATAGCCATCAAATTGTTCAGAAACAATACAGGTCTCTAA